One genomic window of Vibrio parahaemolyticus includes the following:
- a CDS encoding AAA family ATPase, with amino-acid sequence MLLKISVENFHSFKNKVELDFTSKDGANFQKTKFGNVAPVTAIFGKNASGKTNFLKSLNFLRGFCGGRSSNNTIDSIKTFLFNSDPTKFEVEFFEDEQLFNYKLVVDSSSSVSESLWVEDKLVMKREGTKINLVDTNHKSIEMPVPRDLSAIRHAERNLDGEYNYINSVSKFFYCIESNVYHNSFNIDNTSVYNISRRLAKDKFSFGLTEKLLTQFDPSLKRIELNKREFKDREQFYPVFYHKSGNQEFAVSLDQESSAIKRLYGILPLVLFVSAVGGVLVIDELESHLHPQIVNKLLELFLKFNSNNAQLIFTTHQVLLMDILPKDAIWIAEKEDCGSNMTKLVDRMAEGSIDINDISGNYLSGRFDITKANIKK; translated from the coding sequence ATGCTACTAAAGATTTCAGTCGAAAACTTCCACAGTTTCAAAAACAAAGTTGAATTGGACTTTACATCCAAAGATGGAGCTAACTTTCAGAAAACTAAATTTGGCAATGTGGCACCAGTAACAGCAATATTTGGAAAAAATGCATCAGGAAAAACTAACTTTCTAAAAAGTCTGAACTTTCTTAGAGGGTTTTGTGGTGGGAGAAGTTCCAATAACACTATCGATTCTATCAAGACGTTTCTGTTTAATAGTGACCCAACCAAATTTGAAGTCGAATTCTTCGAGGATGAACAACTGTTCAACTACAAACTAGTAGTCGATTCAAGCTCATCGGTATCTGAGTCTTTGTGGGTTGAAGATAAGTTGGTAATGAAGAGAGAAGGAACAAAAATAAACCTTGTCGATACTAACCATAAGTCGATAGAGATGCCGGTGCCTAGAGATCTATCTGCTATTAGGCATGCTGAGCGAAACTTGGACGGTGAATACAATTATATAAACTCTGTTTCGAAATTCTTTTATTGTATCGAGTCAAACGTTTACCATAATTCATTTAATATTGACAACACAAGTGTCTACAATATTTCGAGACGTCTAGCTAAAGATAAATTTTCATTTGGCTTGACAGAAAAGCTACTGACGCAATTTGACCCATCTTTAAAGAGAATCGAACTAAATAAACGAGAATTTAAAGATAGAGAACAATTTTATCCTGTCTTCTACCATAAAAGTGGCAATCAAGAATTTGCTGTGTCTTTAGACCAGGAGTCAAGTGCAATCAAACGATTATATGGGATTTTACCTCTAGTTTTATTCGTTAGTGCTGTTGGTGGAGTGCTAGTTATTGATGAGCTTGAATCTCACCTTCACCCTCAAATTGTTAATAAATTACTAGAGCTATTTCTTAAATTCAACTCTAATAATGCCCAATTAATATTTACCACCCACCAAGTATTACTTATGGATATACTTCCTAAAGATGCTATTTGGATTGCTGAGAAGGAAGATTGTGGTAGTAATATGACGAAACTTGTCGATAGAATGGCAGAAGGGAGCATAGATATTAATGATATTAGTGGCAACTATCTTTCAGGGAGATTTGACATAACTAAGGCTAATATAAAAAAGTAG
- a CDS encoding GNAT family N-acetyltransferase, with protein MEIVQEIDVSELHHKAIEALRNQAFPDSQVSRSYFKQLPHMRALHFQGEQLVGYLGLDYRVVSVGGEIHKVLGIIDFCVDERYRGQGIGSFMLSEVSAFAETKDVDFIILISELHDFYSSNGFNKVQCMQSWLRLHEHTNFGVAVEHIDELYVKPLRDKAWGVGHFDWLGYMY; from the coding sequence ATGGAAATCGTACAAGAAATAGATGTTTCAGAATTGCATCATAAGGCAATCGAAGCATTAAGAAACCAAGCTTTTCCAGACAGCCAAGTAAGTCGTTCTTACTTTAAGCAGCTACCTCATATGCGTGCCCTTCATTTTCAAGGTGAACAGTTGGTTGGCTATCTTGGACTGGACTATCGCGTTGTTAGCGTCGGTGGGGAAATACATAAGGTTCTGGGCATAATCGACTTCTGTGTTGATGAACGTTATCGAGGGCAAGGTATTGGCTCTTTCATGTTGTCAGAAGTATCGGCATTTGCCGAAACTAAAGACGTTGATTTCATAATCCTCATATCTGAGTTACATGATTTCTACTCATCAAATGGCTTTAACAAAGTTCAATGTATGCAGTCTTGGTTAAGGCTTCACGAGCACACCAACTTTGGAGTTGCTGTAGAGCATATTGATGAACTGTATGTGAAACCACTCAGAGATAAGGCGTGGGGTGTTGGACATTTTGATTGGCTAGGTTATATGTACTAG
- a CDS encoding GNAT family N-acetyltransferase has product MEITFRQINIDDFELCVAARKDAYFCSFGHYDGFDDFISGYRERVLDRLATSGWFYIHIFVDGQFAGQLEFRSFSPEPGTGYVHLIYLKPNFRGSGLAAKLQDYIVSTLSKAGCLRAVLSVSRTNHRALTFYKRHGWEFVRKNPKHDETDFYQLWLRT; this is encoded by the coding sequence ATGGAAATTACTTTTCGGCAGATAAACATTGATGATTTCGAATTATGCGTTGCTGCAAGAAAAGATGCATACTTTTGTAGTTTTGGGCATTACGATGGTTTCGATGACTTCATCAGTGGTTATCGTGAACGAGTATTAGACCGGTTAGCAACATCAGGATGGTTCTATATCCATATATTTGTGGATGGTCAGTTTGCAGGGCAGTTAGAGTTTCGTAGCTTTTCACCCGAGCCGGGGACTGGCTATGTACATCTCATTTACTTAAAGCCGAATTTTCGTGGTTCAGGACTCGCTGCAAAATTGCAGGATTATATTGTAAGCACTTTGAGTAAAGCGGGTTGTTTGCGTGCTGTACTTTCAGTAAGCCGAACTAACCATCGAGCTCTTACATTCTATAAGCGTCATGGTTGGGAGTTCGTGCGCAAGAATCCCAAGCACGATGAAACAGACTTTTACCAACTTTGGCTACGCACCTAA
- a CDS encoding GNAT family N-acetyltransferase: protein MYETRKAENSDYEFLFELKKSAEFEPIKAVFGWDESVQREIHHNEWVEEKPTIIEVDGTAVGSYLVQYHSEHLYFGRFFLLPEYQGKGIGSQVLKAVIELAEQKSLPITLCYLQGNRVGQLYKRFGFEVTGQDEQFVHMLKPRL, encoded by the coding sequence GTGTACGAAACCCGTAAAGCTGAAAATAGTGACTATGAGTTCCTATTCGAACTTAAGAAATCAGCAGAATTTGAACCAATCAAAGCTGTATTTGGTTGGGACGAAAGTGTTCAAAGAGAAATTCATCACAATGAGTGGGTCGAAGAAAAGCCAACCATAATCGAAGTCGATGGAACCGCAGTGGGCAGTTACTTGGTGCAGTATCATTCTGAGCATCTGTACTTTGGTCGCTTTTTCCTATTACCAGAATATCAGGGTAAAGGAATTGGTAGCCAAGTATTAAAAGCGGTCATTGAGCTTGCTGAACAAAAGTCGTTACCGATAACGCTTTGCTACTTACAAGGAAACCGAGTAGGGCAACTTTACAAAAGGTTTGGCTTTGAGGTTACAGGGCAGGATGAACAGTTCGTGCACATGCTCAAACCACGCTTATAA